From one Henriciella marina DSM 19595 genomic stretch:
- a CDS encoding TRAP transporter small permease encodes MTKAFATFTHHAADLLVKVAALGLVAMTLIVGWQVFGRYVLNSSPSWSEQAALTLMIWYVSLAAAAGVREGFHIRIVAVENALPPPGKRLLRIASDLVVAGCGLAMVIWGGELVLRTWDHTIPSLGLPRGLAYAGLPIAGALIVVFALERLFEEAEGEKVEDEEDPRWN; translated from the coding sequence ATGACGAAAGCGTTTGCAACATTTACGCATCATGCTGCCGATCTCCTGGTCAAGGTCGCCGCACTCGGACTTGTGGCCATGACGCTTATCGTCGGCTGGCAAGTTTTTGGCCGCTACGTGCTGAATTCAAGTCCGTCATGGTCCGAACAAGCCGCTCTCACCCTCATGATCTGGTACGTGTCGCTCGCCGCTGCCGCAGGCGTCCGTGAAGGATTTCACATCAGGATCGTGGCGGTAGAGAATGCGCTGCCGCCACCGGGCAAGCGGCTTTTACGAATCGCTTCCGACCTGGTGGTCGCTGGCTGCGGTCTGGCGATGGTGATCTGGGGGGGCGAGTTAGTTCTGCGAACCTGGGACCACACCATTCCGTCACTCGGGCTACCACGTGGTCTCGCCTATGCAGGCCTTCCCATAGCAGGTGCACTCATCGTGGTCTTCGCTCTCGAACGGCTGTTTGAAGAGGCCGAAGGCGAAAAGGTCGAAGATGAGGAGGATCCACGATGGAACTGA
- a CDS encoding TRAP transporter large permease translates to MELIILLAVLVICLAIGVPVAFSLLAAAIACFVALDIPLGVVFQRMAAGVSVFTLMAIPFFIFAGDLMYRSGIAQRLVQVAEAAFGRVRGGLGPVNIGASTMFGAVSGSAIASASAMGSTLMPLMREKGYDADYTVNVTVTGAIVGLLIPPSHNMIIYSAASGIGVPIGDLFLAGIVPGVLTAMLLMVVAWVVAVKRGYARGVFPGWKSFVRALVFAIPGFMTAIIIMGGILSGIFTATESSAVAVIYTILVGAFVYRTLGWQRFGQAAMQSVKITAMVLLIIGAASAFGYALAVLEAPTRLAELITTATDNPILVLLIVNVILLVLGTFMDMSPLIVITTPILLPVVSQVGVDPVHFGIIMMLNLGIGLVTPPVGSVLFVGSAVGKVPVEDAVKTIWPFYGALVVALLFITFVPALSLTLPSFF, encoded by the coding sequence ATGGAACTGATCATCCTCCTCGCCGTCCTGGTGATCTGTCTCGCCATAGGCGTGCCAGTCGCCTTTTCGCTGCTCGCCGCCGCCATCGCCTGTTTCGTCGCGCTTGATATTCCGCTTGGCGTCGTATTCCAGCGCATGGCCGCCGGCGTGAGCGTCTTCACCCTGATGGCGATCCCGTTCTTTATCTTTGCAGGAGACCTGATGTACCGGTCAGGCATCGCGCAGCGGCTGGTTCAGGTGGCTGAGGCAGCATTTGGCCGGGTCCGCGGTGGGCTTGGGCCTGTAAACATCGGCGCATCCACCATGTTTGGTGCCGTGTCCGGGTCGGCGATCGCAAGTGCTTCGGCCATGGGCTCAACACTGATGCCCTTGATGCGGGAGAAGGGTTATGACGCCGATTATACCGTCAATGTGACGGTGACCGGCGCTATTGTGGGCCTTCTCATTCCTCCGTCTCACAACATGATCATCTACTCAGCAGCGTCCGGCATCGGTGTGCCCATCGGCGACCTCTTCCTGGCGGGGATCGTTCCAGGCGTGCTGACAGCCATGCTCCTTATGGTGGTCGCATGGGTCGTGGCCGTGAAGCGCGGATATGCCCGCGGGGTCTTTCCTGGCTGGAAGTCTTTTGTTCGCGCACTCGTCTTCGCAATCCCGGGCTTCATGACCGCCATAATAATCATGGGCGGTATCCTGTCCGGCATCTTCACGGCAACAGAATCGTCTGCCGTGGCGGTTATCTATACAATACTGGTGGGCGCATTCGTCTACCGCACGCTCGGCTGGCAGCGTTTTGGCCAGGCCGCGATGCAATCAGTCAAGATCACCGCCATGGTGCTCCTCATCATCGGAGCCGCAAGCGCGTTCGGCTATGCGCTTGCAGTACTGGAAGCGCCTACCCGGCTCGCTGAACTCATCACGACAGCGACGGACAATCCGATCCTGGTGTTGCTGATCGTGAACGTGATCCTGCTCGTGCTTGGCACGTTCATGGACATGTCACCCCTCATTGTCATCACCACGCCCATCCTGCTTCCAGTCGTATCGCAAGTCGGCGTCGACCCTGTACATTTCGGCATCATCATGATGCTGAATCTTGGCATCGGTTTGGTCACGCCTCCGGTTGGGTCCGTACTTTTCGTAGGATCCGCAGTTGGTAAGGTGCCGGTGGAAGACGCGGTCAAGACAATCTGGCCCTTCTACGGCGCGCTGGTTGTCGCTCTTCTCTTCATCACTTTCGTTCCGGCCCTGTCTCTGACGTTGCCAAGCTTCTTCTAG
- a CDS encoding sugar kinase — MAGRIICFGELLLRFTAPGNERLMQSPRFDVHFGGAEANAGVSLARFGHDVGMVSALPDNPFGHSMSEALRAQGVDTRHVLAGEGRMGIYFLETGAVRRPSRIVYDRANSLFANTRASSYDWASVLNGADWLHLSGITPAVGPEPMRAAQAAVRAAQKANVKVAFDGNYREALWAAWGGSGPSILRDILVHADTAFINERDIALITGKEFSSREEAVAHAFTEFPALTSVACTTRAQEAVSNQTLSGELYTRSGVWKSTPHEMIDVIDRIGGGDAFAAGVLHGVLEGFDPQRTIDFATAAGVIKHSIPGDWNLTTIQEVEEAMSGSGLDVRR; from the coding sequence ATGGCTGGGCGCATCATCTGTTTCGGAGAGCTTCTTCTTCGCTTTACAGCGCCAGGCAATGAACGCCTGATGCAGTCGCCGAGGTTCGACGTCCATTTTGGTGGGGCGGAAGCGAATGCAGGTGTATCGCTGGCGCGCTTCGGACATGACGTGGGCATGGTCAGTGCGCTGCCAGACAATCCGTTCGGCCACTCAATGAGCGAAGCGCTCCGCGCCCAGGGCGTGGACACCCGCCATGTCTTGGCAGGCGAAGGCCGAATGGGCATCTATTTCCTCGAAACTGGCGCCGTGCGCCGACCATCGCGAATTGTATATGACCGGGCTAATTCCCTGTTCGCCAATACGCGAGCAAGTTCGTATGATTGGGCATCAGTCCTCAACGGTGCCGACTGGCTACATCTTTCAGGCATCACCCCTGCGGTCGGCCCTGAACCTATGAGAGCTGCGCAGGCGGCTGTCCGCGCAGCGCAGAAAGCTAATGTGAAAGTCGCCTTCGATGGCAACTATCGCGAGGCGCTCTGGGCCGCCTGGGGCGGAAGCGGGCCAAGCATTCTTCGGGACATCCTCGTCCACGCAGACACCGCTTTCATCAATGAGCGCGACATCGCGCTCATCACGGGCAAAGAGTTCAGCTCACGCGAAGAGGCCGTCGCGCATGCCTTTACTGAGTTCCCTGCACTGACTTCGGTCGCCTGTACGACGCGCGCTCAGGAAGCAGTTTCGAACCAGACACTTTCAGGTGAGCTCTACACGCGCAGCGGCGTCTGGAAATCTACGCCGCACGAGATGATCGATGTGATCGACCGTATTGGCGGCGGCGACGCCTTCGCCGCAGGTGTTCTCCACGGCGTGCTCGAAGGGTTCGACCCCCAGCGAACCATCGATTTCGCGACCGCAGCTGGCGTCATCAAGCATTCCATTCCGGGCGACTGGAACCTCACCACGATCCAGGAGGTCGAGGAAGCCATGAGCGGAAGTGGGCTCGACGTCAGGCGCTGA
- a CDS encoding pectate lyase family protein, whose product MHITTRVLGTGLASALVLAFSAFAQLPAPQTAATNDASAFSSARTEPAKVWEHGAPLLADEITRGGAGGRIIKVTSLASSGPGTLREALATEGKRTIVFEVGGVIDLGGDNLAIREPFVTVAGQTAPSPGITIIKGGFVIGGHDVILQHLRVRPGDLGEGVRSGRDIDAVTTAAAHNVVVDHCSLFWATDENLSASGPRFTGETVEDWRNGTSNNILYSNNIIAEGLANSTHAKGEHSKGSLIHDNVSGIAIYANLYSSNYERSPLFKGGVQGAVINNLIYNPGQRAVQYNLQGLEWGDTPPVLGRMDLVGNAMRAGPSTADGLPLLMIGGTGNLSVHLDDNQAHDRWGADLPVLGRYTSNPTRFIEAPEAHFSWPGLDILPVGEVETYVLANAGARPWDRDTHDVRVLADAAEGRGGIIDSQEQVGGYPEQAETQRPFDADLWDLQTMAPLAEEALGSGEGAKGT is encoded by the coding sequence ATGCACATAACAACAAGAGTTTTGGGAACTGGCCTTGCCTCGGCGTTGGTTCTTGCCTTTTCGGCCTTCGCTCAGCTTCCAGCCCCCCAAACCGCTGCGACTAATGACGCCTCTGCATTCAGCTCTGCGCGGACTGAACCGGCTAAGGTCTGGGAGCATGGCGCCCCGCTTCTCGCAGACGAGATTACGCGTGGCGGCGCGGGAGGTCGCATCATCAAGGTCACATCCCTGGCGTCCAGCGGTCCGGGAACCCTGCGTGAGGCCCTGGCTACAGAGGGCAAGCGCACGATTGTGTTTGAAGTCGGCGGTGTAATTGATCTCGGTGGCGACAATCTTGCGATTCGTGAGCCCTTCGTCACTGTCGCGGGCCAGACAGCCCCCTCCCCCGGCATAACAATAATCAAAGGCGGCTTCGTCATTGGCGGCCACGATGTCATCCTGCAGCATCTGCGGGTCCGTCCTGGCGATCTCGGTGAAGGCGTTCGCTCAGGTCGTGACATCGACGCGGTCACAACGGCGGCTGCGCACAATGTCGTTGTCGATCATTGCTCGCTTTTTTGGGCGACTGACGAAAACCTGTCGGCCTCAGGCCCGCGCTTCACCGGCGAGACGGTCGAGGACTGGCGGAACGGTACCTCGAACAACATACTGTACTCTAACAATATTATCGCCGAAGGCCTTGCGAACTCAACACACGCCAAAGGAGAGCACTCAAAGGGCTCTCTGATACACGACAACGTCTCCGGAATTGCGATTTACGCCAATCTCTACAGCTCCAATTACGAACGCAGCCCGCTCTTCAAGGGCGGCGTCCAGGGCGCGGTCATCAACAATCTCATCTATAATCCCGGCCAGCGGGCGGTGCAGTACAATCTTCAGGGTCTTGAATGGGGAGATACCCCACCTGTGCTCGGCCGGATGGACCTTGTCGGAAACGCCATGCGTGCCGGACCATCGACAGCCGACGGACTGCCTCTCCTCATGATTGGGGGTACCGGCAATCTTTCTGTGCATCTCGATGATAATCAAGCTCACGACCGTTGGGGTGCGGATCTTCCGGTTCTTGGTCGCTACACGAGTAATCCGACGCGATTCATCGAAGCGCCCGAAGCCCATTTTTCCTGGCCAGGGCTCGACATCCTGCCCGTGGGCGAGGTCGAAACGTATGTCCTCGCAAATGCAGGTGCGCGTCCCTGGGACCGCGACACCCACGATGTTCGGGTTCTTGCTGACGCAGCCGAGGGGAGAGGCGGCATCATTGACAGCCAGGAACAGGTTGGGGGCTATCCAGAACAGGCAGAAACGCAACGCCCATTCGATGCAGACCTGTGGGACCTCCAGACCATGGCGCCACTCGCAGAAGAGGCACTCGGATCGGGGGAAGGCGCGAAGGGCACTTGA
- a CDS encoding 2-keto-4-pentenoate hydratase, with product MTMEYSRSSSADMRAQTFVDARLSGSVVSVYPGEKPAGLDEAYRIQDQAIDAFPATLTGWKVGGINGRWRESVGVDRLVGPVFDTYTHTFSGQTISMPVFADGFAAVEAEVVATIARDVPEDQKSFSTDDAVAFIKSLHVGIEIASSPFPEINEHGPLVTISDFGNNRGLITGEVIPGWFSLAIEDWVFETVLNGKTVGRSAPLGMPGGPVESVRFALENTARRGRPIKAGMRILTGAATGVHQAFAGDEATITLAGQHAISCRLVPYSQVLSQRAD from the coding sequence ATGACGATGGAATACAGCCGGTCTTCGAGCGCCGACATGCGTGCCCAGACTTTTGTGGATGCCAGGTTGAGCGGTTCGGTTGTTTCCGTGTATCCGGGGGAGAAGCCAGCCGGGCTGGACGAGGCATACCGGATCCAGGATCAGGCTATCGACGCCTTCCCGGCCACTCTGACAGGTTGGAAGGTTGGCGGAATTAATGGACGCTGGCGGGAGAGTGTGGGCGTAGACCGCCTGGTCGGGCCGGTGTTCGACACCTATACACACACTTTTTCCGGTCAGACGATTTCCATGCCGGTTTTCGCTGATGGTTTTGCGGCAGTCGAAGCAGAAGTCGTTGCCACGATCGCGCGAGATGTTCCTGAAGATCAGAAGAGCTTTTCGACCGATGATGCGGTCGCGTTCATCAAGTCATTGCACGTTGGTATTGAGATTGCCAGCAGTCCGTTTCCGGAAATCAATGAGCACGGGCCGCTCGTCACGATAAGTGACTTTGGGAATAATCGTGGGCTTATTACGGGAGAAGTCATCCCGGGCTGGTTCTCGCTCGCCATTGAAGATTGGGTGTTCGAAACCGTGTTGAATGGAAAGACCGTCGGTCGTTCTGCGCCGCTTGGCATGCCGGGCGGCCCGGTGGAGTCGGTTCGGTTCGCTCTCGAAAATACGGCGCGCCGCGGACGTCCCATAAAGGCGGGAATGCGCATTCTTACGGGCGCAGCGACAGGGGTGCACCAGGCCTTTGCCGGCGATGAAGCAACCATCACCCTGGCAGGCCAACACGCCATTTCATGCCGACTGGTTCCATACTCGCAGGTCCTGTCGCAGCGCGCTGACTGA
- the kduD gene encoding 2-dehydro-3-deoxy-D-gluconate 5-dehydrogenase KduD has product MTSNPFSLEDKVAVVTGANTGLGQGMAVALAEAGADIALVGRSQPEETVELVEKAGRKALVVMADLGSLEPIDTIISQTRERLGSIDILVNNAGIIKRNDSIDFTEEDWDAVMDINLKTLFFLSQKVARSMIEAKTRGKIINIASMLSYQGGIRVPSYTASKSGVMGLTRILANEWAKHGINVNAIAPGYFATNNTAALQADETRNKEILGRIPAGRWGDPSDLGGAAVFLASRASDYVQGVTLPVDGGWLAR; this is encoded by the coding sequence ATGACCTCCAATCCGTTCAGCCTTGAAGACAAGGTTGCCGTTGTAACCGGTGCCAATACCGGTCTGGGCCAGGGCATGGCTGTCGCGCTTGCCGAAGCCGGCGCCGACATTGCCTTGGTGGGCCGGTCTCAGCCCGAAGAAACGGTTGAACTGGTCGAGAAAGCCGGCCGTAAGGCGCTCGTAGTCATGGCCGACCTTGGAAGCCTCGAGCCGATCGACACGATTATCAGCCAGACGCGGGAAAGGCTGGGCAGTATAGACATACTCGTCAACAATGCCGGCATCATCAAACGCAATGACTCTATCGACTTCACCGAAGAAGACTGGGATGCGGTGATGGATATCAACCTGAAAACGCTCTTCTTTCTGAGCCAGAAAGTCGCGCGCTCGATGATAGAGGCGAAGACGCGCGGCAAGATCATCAACATCGCGTCCATGCTGTCCTATCAAGGAGGCATCCGCGTTCCATCCTATACGGCTTCGAAAAGCGGCGTGATGGGCCTGACCCGAATTCTCGCCAATGAATGGGCCAAGCACGGCATCAACGTGAATGCGATCGCGCCCGGCTATTTTGCAACGAACAACACAGCCGCATTACAAGCCGACGAAACGCGGAATAAGGAGATACTCGGTCGTATCCCTGCTGGCCGTTGGGGCGACCCTTCAGACCTTGGCGGCGCGGCTGTTTTCCTCGCATCGCGCGCATCGGATTATGTGCAAGGTGTCACCCTGCCCGTCGATGGCGGCTGGCTCGCGCGATAG
- a CDS encoding bifunctional 4-hydroxy-2-oxoglutarate aldolase/2-dehydro-3-deoxy-phosphogluconate aldolase produces the protein MDALNGQSPVTSVDASLKALMEIATVPVVTIENPAMAVDIAGALIEGGIGAIEVTLRTRFAVEAIRQIANARLDIIVGAGSITSDRDVAEVLEAGADFLVTPATPPALVPSLLGSGKLVLPGVSTPSEALGLYLAGFEVQKIFPASLLGGPKYIAALQAPLSELKLMPSGGISLDNVSEYLTLPNVVAVGVSWLAPPDLQSHQDWKAITRNCEQLAERLNTALSD, from the coding sequence ATGGACGCCCTTAATGGACAATCACCGGTGACAAGCGTCGATGCCTCGCTGAAAGCCCTGATGGAAATTGCGACGGTTCCGGTCGTCACGATCGAGAACCCGGCAATGGCGGTCGATATTGCTGGCGCGTTGATAGAGGGCGGAATTGGCGCCATCGAAGTGACGCTACGGACCCGTTTTGCGGTCGAGGCCATTCGACAGATTGCAAATGCCCGGTTGGACATCATAGTTGGCGCGGGCTCTATCACGAGTGACCGGGACGTTGCCGAAGTACTTGAGGCGGGCGCTGACTTTCTCGTGACGCCAGCGACACCGCCGGCTCTTGTCCCGTCCCTGCTCGGCTCTGGTAAACTTGTTCTCCCAGGCGTCAGCACGCCCAGCGAGGCGCTTGGGCTCTATCTCGCCGGGTTTGAGGTCCAGAAGATATTTCCTGCATCCCTGCTAGGGGGCCCGAAGTACATCGCGGCCCTTCAGGCACCGCTCTCCGAGCTCAAACTGATGCCGAGTGGTGGTATCTCGCTGGACAATGTCAGCGAGTATCTGACCCTTCCGAACGTGGTTGCCGTCGGCGTCTCATGGCTGGCACCACCGGATCTCCAGAGCCATCAGGACTGGAAAGCAATAACCCGGAACTGCGAGCAACTCGCTGAACGGCTCAATACGGCACTGTCAGACTAA
- a CDS encoding RpiB/LacA/LacB family sugar-phosphate isomerase encodes MKIALIIENSQAAKSEIVHDALKAVVDPLGHEILHCGMENPDDTHLTYPMLGLLAGMMINSKAADFVVTGCGTGMGSNLACNAMPGIFCGLVIDPTDAFLFGQINDGNAISMPYAKGFGWAAELNLQDCYRKLFEVERGVGYPKERAAVMAENRSILSKLKDASCKDMLTVLKSVDQDLLKSAVAGKKFQDSFFANSQDDAMSDYVKGVIGA; translated from the coding sequence ATGAAAATCGCGCTCATTATCGAAAACAGCCAGGCAGCAAAGAGCGAGATCGTTCACGACGCACTGAAGGCCGTCGTTGACCCGCTTGGTCATGAAATCCTGCACTGCGGCATGGAAAACCCGGACGACACGCACCTCACTTATCCAATGCTCGGCCTGCTCGCTGGCATGATGATTAACTCGAAGGCGGCCGACTTTGTCGTAACAGGCTGCGGCACGGGCATGGGTTCGAACCTCGCCTGCAACGCCATGCCAGGCATTTTCTGCGGCCTTGTGATCGACCCGACGGACGCTTTCCTGTTCGGTCAGATCAATGATGGCAATGCCATTTCCATGCCTTACGCCAAGGGGTTTGGCTGGGCGGCCGAACTGAACCTGCAAGACTGCTACCGCAAGCTTTTCGAAGTCGAGCGCGGGGTTGGCTATCCAAAAGAGCGCGCCGCCGTGATGGCCGAGAACCGCAGCATTCTCAGCAAGCTGAAAGACGCGTCCTGTAAAGACATGCTGACCGTGCTGAAGTCGGTCGATCAGGACCTGCTGAAGTCTGCTGTAGCAGGCAAGAAGTTTCAGGACAGCTTCTTCGCAAACTCGCAGGACGATGCGATGAGCGACTACGTCAAAGGCGTCATTGGCGCCTGA
- a CDS encoding TRAP transporter substrate-binding protein, translating into MLSSDHHPEDYPTVRAVNYMAELLRNETDGRLDIRVYAGGQLGSERDTLEITTFGGLHLNRVNFAPLNAIEPMTVVPSLPFLFTSQAHLHRILDGEEGEAILASLEKHNLIGLCYYDSGERSFYNTQKPIRTPDDMQGMKIRVQNSDLYVAMIRALGADATPMSLSEVYQALVQGVIDGAENNWPSYESGRHFEAAPYYSLTRHVMAPEALVMSKSRWDKLKEEDRYLIKSAAKRSVVYMRSLWEARVEAAKAKLSQAGVQVNEVDDLSAFQSRMRPVWDRFITTDEQKAIVDRIVAIGAEMGGAT; encoded by the coding sequence TTGCTGTCATCCGACCACCACCCGGAAGACTATCCCACGGTCCGCGCCGTGAATTACATGGCGGAACTTCTCCGAAACGAAACGGACGGCAGGCTGGATATCAGGGTCTACGCTGGCGGTCAGCTTGGTTCCGAACGTGACACGCTGGAGATTACGACTTTTGGCGGGCTTCATCTCAACCGGGTCAATTTTGCACCGCTCAATGCGATCGAGCCGATGACGGTCGTTCCGTCACTGCCCTTTCTGTTCACCTCGCAGGCCCATCTGCACCGCATTCTCGATGGGGAGGAAGGCGAAGCCATTCTGGCCTCGCTGGAAAAACACAATCTGATCGGCCTCTGCTATTACGATTCCGGCGAGCGCAGTTTCTACAACACGCAAAAGCCTATCCGGACCCCGGATGACATGCAGGGAATGAAGATCCGGGTGCAGAACTCTGATCTCTATGTCGCCATGATCCGCGCTCTCGGCGCCGATGCGACCCCCATGTCTCTTAGTGAAGTGTACCAGGCACTTGTTCAAGGCGTCATCGATGGTGCCGAAAACAACTGGCCGTCCTATGAAAGCGGACGGCATTTCGAAGCCGCGCCCTATTACAGTCTCACTCGCCATGTCATGGCGCCAGAAGCGCTCGTGATGTCCAAGAGCCGATGGGACAAGCTGAAAGAAGAGGACCGGTATCTCATCAAGAGCGCTGCGAAGCGCTCCGTGGTGTATATGCGCAGCCTCTGGGAAGCGAGGGTTGAGGCCGCCAAGGCAAAACTCTCCCAGGCCGGTGTCCAGGTCAACGAGGTAGATGACCTGTCGGCGTTCCAGTCACGTATGCGGCCGGTCTGGGACCGCTTCATCACCACTGATGAACAAAAGGCAATCGTCGACCGCATTGTTGCGATTGGCGCCGAAATGGGTGGAGCAACATGA
- a CDS encoding LacI family DNA-binding transcriptional regulator: MPDNKKENSGTSGPRETSGSDRVTINDIARMAEVSKKTVSRVLNDHPLVKEETRKRVKAIMKEHGYLPDPQARALAFRRSFLIGLAYDNPSPQYVVNMQRGILDSLEGSDYQLVLQPVDRSEVDYIEKIRRFVDRHRPTGLIMPPSVSEDDAVAEMLREAKCEFVRIGSVELDEPARLVRTHDADGAAQAARHLAGLGHQRIAHIHGPRSFRSAHERLNGFTRGLAEFGIDLSPELTIEAGYTFDSGVRAADNLLSRPDRPTAIFTGNDEMAIGVYTSARNAGLRVPEDLSIVGFDDTPMAARIAPALTTVRLPIREMGQEAAKAVLRLVSEAGNKSNKSFQPEIIVRQSTARPG; encoded by the coding sequence TTGCCTGACAATAAAAAAGAAAACTCAGGCACATCCGGGCCACGCGAGACGTCCGGTTCAGACCGGGTAACAATCAATGATATCGCCCGTATGGCCGAAGTGTCGAAGAAAACTGTGTCGCGGGTCCTCAACGATCACCCTCTCGTCAAAGAGGAAACGCGCAAGCGTGTGAAGGCGATCATGAAGGAGCATGGTTACCTGCCTGACCCGCAGGCGCGTGCTCTCGCATTCCGGCGCTCTTTTCTTATCGGCCTCGCCTATGACAATCCCAGCCCGCAATACGTGGTCAACATGCAGCGGGGCATCCTCGATTCACTCGAAGGCAGCGATTATCAGCTGGTTCTTCAGCCCGTTGACAGATCCGAGGTCGATTACATCGAGAAGATCCGCCGTTTCGTTGATCGTCACCGGCCAACGGGATTGATCATGCCCCCTTCGGTTTCTGAGGATGACGCCGTCGCCGAAATGCTGCGAGAGGCAAAGTGTGAGTTCGTCCGCATTGGCTCGGTCGAACTCGATGAACCTGCAAGGCTCGTTCGCACGCATGATGCAGACGGTGCCGCTCAAGCTGCCCGTCACCTGGCGGGTCTCGGGCACCAGCGTATCGCGCACATCCATGGCCCGCGGTCATTCCGCTCAGCTCACGAGCGGCTCAACGGGTTCACGCGCGGTCTTGCCGAATTTGGAATTGATCTCAGCCCTGAACTCACCATTGAGGCTGGCTATACTTTTGACTCCGGCGTTCGGGCTGCGGACAATTTGCTATCACGCCCAGATCGGCCAACCGCCATCTTCACAGGCAATGACGAGATGGCCATCGGGGTCTACACGTCTGCGCGCAATGCGGGATTGCGTGTGCCAGAAGATCTGTCCATCGTTGGTTTCGACGACACGCCCATGGCCGCGCGAATCGCGCCCGCCCTCACAACAGTCCGTCTGCCAATTCGCGAGATGGGACAAGAAGCCGCCAAGGCTGTCCTCAGGCTGGTCAGCGAGGCGGGCAACAAGAGCAATAAGAGCTTCCAGCCGGAGATAATCGTCCGTCAATCGACCGCCCGCCCCGGCTGA
- a CDS encoding carboxylesterase/lipase family protein — protein MKMTRRSAILTSAAAASLAGGLRAAAESTSSPVKTTSGDYRGLTNNSGIHVFRGVRYGEDTSMSRFARPIAASRRTDLITAEEYGPACPQRAENVTESEDCLFLNIWTPGLNDGAKRPIMFYIHGGAYSNGSGSSPLYDGTNLAVKGDVVVITVNHRLNAFGYLYLDRLFPGTFPDSGNAGQWDLILALQWVQQNAAAFGGDPDRVMVFGQSGGGAKIATMMASPAAKGLFHAAATMSGQQVTASGPLNATLRASRYLDKICLSSPEELKTAPVEMLLEGLTADDPVNETHNIYFGPVLDERMLTRHPFWPDAPAQSASIPMILGNTADETKAFLWNDTAFALTWDTLPAYLAAQMRCDIHPASVITSYRSWFPGLSPAEIMFKATTAGRSWRGQVEEADARAYQGAPTWVYQFDLPAAEPGRGAPHKIDIEHAFDNLAQPSAMSGTGPAATRVADQLSSAFISLARHGDPNHAGLPQWDQHAIPDRQTMVFDTETRLINDPRNRERELFAKVPFVQWGT, from the coding sequence ATGAAGATGACCCGGCGTTCCGCCATTTTGACGAGTGCAGCTGCAGCATCGCTGGCAGGCGGACTGAGGGCCGCTGCTGAGTCGACCTCAAGTCCCGTGAAAACAACGTCTGGCGACTATCGAGGCCTGACAAACAATTCCGGTATCCACGTTTTCAGGGGGGTCCGTTATGGTGAGGACACCTCGATGTCGCGCTTTGCCAGACCCATTGCTGCGTCGCGGCGCACGGATTTGATAACCGCCGAGGAGTACGGCCCAGCCTGCCCGCAACGCGCAGAAAATGTCACAGAGAGCGAAGACTGCCTGTTCCTCAACATCTGGACGCCAGGCCTGAATGACGGGGCAAAGCGCCCGATCATGTTCTACATCCATGGCGGCGCCTATTCGAACGGTTCGGGATCGTCCCCGCTTTATGACGGGACCAATCTAGCCGTGAAAGGCGATGTCGTGGTCATCACCGTAAACCATCGCCTGAACGCTTTCGGCTACCTCTATCTCGATCGGCTTTTTCCCGGGACCTTTCCCGACAGCGGCAATGCTGGCCAGTGGGACCTTATACTTGCTCTGCAGTGGGTGCAGCAGAATGCGGCGGCGTTCGGCGGGGACCCGGATCGTGTGATGGTGTTCGGTCAGTCCGGCGGCGGCGCCAAGATCGCAACCATGATGGCGAGCCCTGCTGCAAAGGGCCTTTTCCATGCAGCTGCCACGATGAGCGGCCAGCAAGTCACGGCTTCCGGCCCACTGAACGCGACGTTGCGGGCATCGCGCTACCTGGATAAAATTTGCCTCTCTTCACCAGAAGAACTGAAGACCGCCCCGGTTGAGATGCTGCTTGAGGGCCTCACCGCCGACGACCCTGTAAACGAAACCCACAACATCTATTTCGGCCCGGTTCTCGATGAGCGCATGCTGACCCGCCATCCCTTCTGGCCCGATGCGCCGGCCCAGTCGGCCAGCATACCGATGATCCTTGGCAACACCGCAGATGAGACCAAGGCCTTTCTATGGAATGACACGGCATTTGCCCTCACCTGGGACACGCTACCAGCTTATCTGGCGGCACAGATGCGGTGTGACATTCATCCAGCGAGCGTGATCACAAGCTACCGCTCCTGGTTTCCCGGCCTCAGCCCCGCGGAGATCATGTTCAAGGCGACAACAGCTGGGCGAAGCTGGCGCGGACAGGTCGAAGAAGCCGACGCCCGAGCGTACCAGGGCGCCCCTACTTGGGTGTATCAGTTCGATCTGCCAGCCGCCGAGCCCGGGCGGGGCGCCCCGCATAAGATCGACATCGAACATGCCTTCGACAATCTGGCCCAGCCAAGCGCGATGTCCGGCACCGGCCCTGCGGCGACGCGTGTTGCCGATCAGCTCTCCTCTGCCTTCATCAGCCTCGCGCGGCATGGCGACCCGAACCATGCGGGCCTGCCGCAATGGGATCAGCATGCAATACCAGACCGCCAGACCATGGTGTTCGACACCGAGACACGGCTGATAAATGATCCTCGCAATAGAGAGCGCGAACTTTTCGCCAAAGTCCCCTTCGTCCAGTGGGGCACCTAA